A genomic window from Montipora capricornis isolate CH-2021 chromosome 8, ASM3666992v2, whole genome shotgun sequence includes:
- the LOC138060560 gene encoding trace amine-associated receptor 8c-like: MESEDRYLWTKTEKWCLTLTLGFLIIFGLCGNLLVTIVILRFKRLRRYVNSYLILNLAISDFLTTSISMPYQLATVLDQSIISHNGVLCKVGGILSYPFYISSTITLVMLAIERHIAVSDPLRYVSRVTTRTISIMVAFAWFQAVFFCILFAILGKVEFSKKSLDCGVTWEGTPLWLSLLALIMNVVLPYFLLLVMSLKVLTIARRQMRRIAFEMSGQTRPFRRRRNVFSISGSESKATAAILVVIIVFLILWIPFLITRGLMAFNDVYIPPVANTSAVWILHLNSVVNVLIYTLRRSDYRQAFKDVMRCTSLSGPNVFELSVTNRTDKQILNLRRVSAVKFKSASEMDNSAPVIPARSS; encoded by the exons atggaGTCAGAAGACAGGTATTTGTGGACAAAGACAGAGAAATGGTGTTTAACATTAACACTTGGTTTTCTGATAATTTTTGGACTTTGCGGAAATCTACTCGTTACTATCGTAATTCTTCGTTTTAAGCGACTTCGTCGGTACGTGAACAGTTACTTGATCCTGAACTTGGCAATAAGTGACTTTTTAACAACATCTATATCAATGCCATATCAACTTGCTACGGTGCTCGATCAAAGTATCATCTCTCACAATGGAGTGCTTTGCAAAGTTGGTGGAATTTTGTCTTATCCTTTCTACATTTCTTCAACCATAACACTTGTGATGTTGGCGATTGAACGACATATTGCGGTGAGCGATCCTTTGAGATACGTGAGTCGTGTTACCACACGCACGATCTCAATAATGGTCGCCTTTGCCTGGTTTCAAGCTGTATTTTTCTGTATTCTCTTCGCTATATTGGGAAAAGTGGAATTTTCGAAGAAAAGCTTAGATTGTGGAGTAACTTGGGAAGGAACACCATTATGGCTAAGTTTGTTGGCTTTAATTATGAATGTCGTCCTACCATATTTCTTATTGCTCGTTATGAGTTTGAAAGTTTTGACCATAGCAAGGAGACAAATGAGAAGAATTGCATTTGAAATGTCTGGACAAACTCGGCCGTTTCGCAGGAGAAGAAACGTGTTTTCAATTTCAG GCTCAGAGAGCAAAGCTACTGCAGCCATCTTGGTTGTCATCATCGTGTTTCTAATTCTTTGGATTCCGTTCCTTATCACTCGGGGATTAATGGCATTTAATGACGTTTATATTCCTCCCGTAGCAAACACATCAGCGGTGTGGATATTGCATTTAAACTCTGTGGTAAACGTTCTAATTTACACACTTCGCAGGTCAGACTATAGACAAGCATTTAAAGACGTCATGCGCTGTACGTCTCTCTCAGGGCCTAATGTTTTTGAGTTAAGCGTAACTAACAGAACTGATAAACAAATTCTTAACCTGCGAAGGGTGTCTGCTGTAAAGTTCAAATCTGCAAGCGAAATGGACAATTCCGCTCCCGTTATCCCTGCCCGCTCGTCCTGA